A stretch of Arachis hypogaea cultivar Tifrunner chromosome 15, arahy.Tifrunner.gnm2.J5K5, whole genome shotgun sequence DNA encodes these proteins:
- the LOC112749355 gene encoding TMV resistance protein N: MTWILLMCGSRQGLMEKHWLCMRTSSSSRLKRWKMALEKIADLSGYHFKHGDGCEHKFVAKIVGHVSIEIKHATLPIVDHPVGLDSQVEKGSDKIEMIHMDFPKFEKVIRWDGEAFKKMRNLKTLFIRHTYFSQGPKYLPNWLRVLNWEEYPSPCLPLDFHPEGLVIFQLSGKSIQSVRFLEKQKYMSLTVINLDHSNVEEILDISGVPNLVNLSLNMCLNLIKIDESIVFLDRLSVLSAQGCRRLKRFPSIKLTNLVHLCLSRCSSLEHFPKMLGKLNDILTIYSDGTQIKELPSAIKRFCLISHSSMIKHGASFPPALSPPIAMSPDEEKVTSERSEVDVEEEQGSPMAPLEAKHSACKLPDLLHESFTTYLTWFRNVEDLDLSEHNFTVLDESLKELCSLRSLSLNGCRELREIKGIPPNIKYFSARNCISLTYASKYMLLNKELHEDGAKDFVLPSSSIPNWVEHSSNNDSISFWVRNKLPEISLCVLVGPAVDFLRTHICPEFIINSSRGQAEHLESVETSNQLVDHIFITDPKLMKSKVNEVILENEWNHVVCTIKSCGQRGPAIKKLGIYFHKDRSSVANIQFIDPLLHKEELIMGNFQINMQQQKYMASHERRLSLDLPLGMSFSLNDHVSREPNSSVQGNLH, encoded by the exons ATGACGTGGATCCTTCTGATGTGCGGAAGCAGACAGGGACTTATGGAGAAGCATTGGCTGTGCATGAGAACAAGTTCAAGTTCGAGGCTTAAGAGATGGAAAATGGCTTTGGAGAAAATAGCAGACTTGTCTGGTTATCATTTCAAACACGG GGATGGATGTGAACACAAGTTTGTTGCCAAGATTGTTGGACATGTATCAATAGAGATTAAACATGCTACTTTACCTATTGTAGATCACCCAGTTGGATTGGATTCCCAAGTGGAAAAG GGATCTGACAAAATTGAAATGATACATATGGATTTTCCCAAGTTTGAAAAAGTAATAAGATGGGATGGAGAGGCTTTCAAGAAAATGAGAAATCTCAAAACACTGTTTATTAGACATACTTATTTTTCCCAAGGTCCCAAGTATCTTCCAAATTGGTTAAGAGTGTTGAATTGGGAGGAATATCCTTCACCTTGTTTACCACTTGATTTTCATCCGGAGGGACTTGTCATATTCCAATTATCCGGTAAGAGTATACAGTCAGTTAGGTTTCTTGAAAAGCAAAAG tACATGAGCTTGACGGTCATAAATCTTGATCATTCTAATGTAGAAGAGATACTTGATATATCCGGAGTCCCAAATTTAGTAAACCTATCATTGAATATGTGcttgaatttaattaaaattgacGAATCAATTGTATTCTTAGACAGACTTAGCGTATTGAGTGCTCAAGGTTGCAGGAGGCTTAAGAGATTTCCATCTATCAAGTTGACCAATCTTGTACATCTCTGCCTTTCAAGATGCTCTAGTCTTGAACATTTTCCAAAAATGTTgggaaaattaaatgatatactAACAATTTATTCGGATGGTACTCAGATAAAAGAATTGCCATCTGCTATTAAAAGGTTTTGTTTGATTAGCCATTCAAGTATGATAAAACATGGAGCAAGTTTCCCACCAGCACTAAGTCCCCCAATTGCCATGTCTCCAGATGAAGAGAAAGTGACTTCTGAGAGGTCTGAAGTagatgttgaagaagaacaaGGGAGTCCAATGGCACCTTTGGAGGCAAAACATTCTGCCTGCAAACTACCAGATTTGCTCCATGAATCTTTTACAACTTATCTTACCTGGTTTCGCAATGTGGAAGATTTAGACCTGTCAGAGCATAATTTCACAGTTCTTGATGAAAGCCTCAAAGAACTTTGCTCCTTGAGGTCACTTAGTTTGAATGGCTGCAGAGAACTTCGAGAAATTAAAGGGATTCCACCAAACATAAAGTATTTCTCTGCAAGAAACTGCATATCCTTGACTTACGCCAGCAAATACATGTTACTTAACAAG GAATTGCATGAGGATGGAGCCAAGGATTTTGTTCTTCCAAGTAGTAGCATCCCAAATTGGGTGGAGCATAGTAGCAacaatgattcaatttctttctgGGTTCGCAACAAGCTTCCTGAAATCTCTTTATGTGTTCTTGTTGGACCTGCTGTTGATTTTTTGCGTACACACATTTGTCCGGAGTTTATCATCAACAGCAGCAGAGGTCAAGCGGAACATCTTGAATCAGTGGAGACATCCAATCAATTAGTGGATCATATATTTATTACTGATCCAAAATTGATGAAGTCCAAAGTGAATGAAGTGATTTTAGAAAATGAATGGAATCATGTTGTGTGTACAATTAAGTCTTGTGGCCAAAGGGGACCAGCTATCAAGAAACTTGGAATCTATTTTCACAAAGATAGAAGTAGCGTGGCGAATATTCAATTTATTGATCCTCTGTTGCATAAAGAAGAGTTGATTATGGGAAATTTTCAGATAAATATGCAACAACAGAAGTATATGGCATCACATGAAAGGAGGCTTTCATTGGATCTTCCTTTAGGAATGAGTTTTTCATTGAATGATCATGTGAGTAGGGAACCAAATTCCAGTGTGCAAGGTAATTTACATTGA